A window of the Pogona vitticeps strain Pit_001003342236 chromosome 4, PviZW2.1, whole genome shotgun sequence genome harbors these coding sequences:
- the KCNA2 gene encoding potassium voltage-gated channel subfamily A member 2 produces the protein MTVATGDPTDEAAALPGHPQDTYNPETDHECCERVVINISGLRFETQLKTLAQFPDTLLGDPKKRMRYFDPLRNEYFFDRNRPSFDAILYYYQSGGRLRRPVNVPLDIFSEEIRFYELGEEAMEMFREDEGYIKEEERPLPENEFQRQVWLLFEYPESSGPARIIAIVSVMVILISIVSFCLETLPVFRDENEDMHGSSSNPSPYSNNTLGSQQQTSFTDPFFIVETLCIIWFSFEFLVRFFACPSKAGFFTNIMNIIDIVAIIPYFITLGTELAEKPEDGQQGQQAMSLAILRVIRLVRVFRIFKLSRHSKGLQILGQTLKASMRELGLLIFFLFIGVILFSSAVYFAEADESESQFPSIPDAFWWAVVSMTTVGYGDMVPTTIGGKIVGSLCAIAGVLTIALPVPVIVSNFNYFYHRETEGEEQAQYLQVTSCPKIPSSPDLKKSRSASTISKSDYMEIQEGVNNSNEDFREENLKTANCTLANTNYVNITKMLTDV, from the coding sequence ATGACTGTTGCTACTGGAGACCCCACAGATGAAGCAGCAGCTTTGCCCGGTCACCCTCAGGACACCTATAACCCAGAAACTGACCATGAATGTTGTGAGAGGGTGGTCATTAACATCTCAGGACTACGGTTTGAAACACAGCTTAAGACACTTGCTCAGTTTCCAGATACCTTGTTGGGAGACCCTAAAAAAAGAATGAGATATTTTGATCCTCTCCGGAATGAGTATTTCTTTGACCGAAACAGACCCAGCTTTGATGCTATTTTGTATTACTACCAGTCTGGTGGTCGGTTAAGACGGCCTGTCAATGTGCCCTTGGACATATTCTCAGAAGAGATAAGGTTCTATGAACTTGGAGAAGAAGCTATGGAGATGTTCCGGGAGGATGAAGGTTATATCAAGGAAGAGGAACGGCCTTTACCAGAGAATGAATTTCAGAGACAAGTGTGGCTGCTCTTTGAGTACCCAGAAAGCTCTGGACCTGCCAGGATTATAGCAATTGTCTCTGTCATGGTCATTTTGATCTCAATTGTAAGCTTCTGCTTGGAAACTTTGCCTGTGTTCCGGGATGAGAATGAAGACATGCATGGGAGCAGTAGTAATCCAAGCCCTTATTCTAATAACACATTGGGGTCTCAGCAACAAACATCTTTTACAGACCCCTTCTTTATAGTTGAGACACTCTGCATCATTTGGTTCTCCTTTGAATTCTTGGTGAGATTCTTTGCCTGTCCCAGCAAAGCTGGATTTTTTACTAACATCATGAATATTATTGACATTGTAGCCATCATTCCCTACTTCATCACCCTTGGAACAGAACTGGCTGAGAAACCAGAAGATGgtcagcaaggccaacaggcaaTGTCCCTTGCCATCCTGCGAGTGATACGTCTGGTGAGGGTCTTCAGGATCTTCAAACTCTCCAGACACTCCAAGGGGTTGCAAATCTTGGGACAAACCCTTAAGGCCAGCATGAGGGAGCTAGGCCTTTTgatatttttccttttcattggTGTCATCCTGTTCTCCAGTGCTGTCTACTTTGCAGAGGCTGATGAGAGTGAATCTCAGTTCCCCAGCATCCCTGATGCTTTTTGGTGGGCTgtggtttccatgacaacagttGGCTATGGAGACATGGTCCCCACCACCATAGGTGGGAAAATAGTTGGCTCCTTGTGTGCCATTGCAGGTGTATTAACAATTGCCTTACCAGTGCCGGTTATAGTGTCCAATTTCAACTACTTCTATCACCGTGAGACAGAGGGAGAGGAGCAAGCTCAATACTTGCAAGTCACCAGCTGCCCAAAGATCCCTTCTTCCCCTGACctaaagaaaagcagaagtgcCTCCACTATTAGTAAGTCTGATTATATGGAGATACAAGAAGGTGTGAATAATAGCAATGAGGACTTTAGAGAGGAGAACTTGAAAACAGCCAATTGCACCCTAGCTAACACAAACTATGTTAATATAACCAAAATGCTAACTGATGTGTAG